TTTAAGCAAAAGCTCAACTTCAATAATTTCATCTTTACTTGAGCTTCCGTAAAGCCTAAATTCGTTTTCATATTTAATGATTTTTAATGAAGGGGGATGCGGGAAAACCTTTAATATATAACTTGCATTTTTAAGCGTTACCTCAACTGTTCGATAAGTTAAATGCTCATCCGCCAGCTTTAAATTTAAATGACATAATTTTCCATCATATTCTATTGGAGGATAAATTTTAAAAGCATAGGTAACGTTGTATCTTCCAGATTTAAATCCTTCAGGATTAAAAACTCCCACTTCATTTAAATACGCTAAAGATTCAATTTCGTTAATTAAATCGTTATTTAAACTATCGTTAACCCAAACTATACCTTGAAAATCTTTTAAGTAAACGAGTGCTTTCTCGCTTGTTGAAGCATTTAAAAATTCTATTGAAGGCTCGTTTAACTGTTTTATAGATAAAGCAGCGTCCCAAACTCTATACAACATTCTATACTTGTTGGAAGATTTAACTTCATAAACATAATTCTCTATAAGCGTTCCATCAGCATAAAAAACCGCTTTATACGAATCTACTATCACATCTCCTTCCATAAAATATGGGGAATATTTTATTAAAGTTAACCCTAAACCAGCGATTATAAATGTTATAAGCGTTAAAGCAGCTATCTGCTTTACTTCGCTCAACCTTATCTGCCTTTAAAATTCAATTTTAGGAGGTTTTTCAACTTCTTCTTCAAATTTTAAATACTCAATTTTAGAAAGCCCAATTGCTTTAGCTATAAATCTTGATGGAATAATATCCTGCATTATGTTGTATTCTTGAGCTATATTATTATAGGTGTATCTTTGTCTAGCTATTTCATCTTCAACATTTTTAACAGCATCCATAAGGCTTGAAACAGTATTAGATGTTTTTAAGTCAGGATAGCTTTCAGCTACAGCAATTATTCCACCTAAAATTCTTCTAGATTCGCGGTCAACCTCCCTTAAACCTTCAGCTCCAACCTTAAAAACTTCACTTCTTAAACTTGTAACCCTCTCTAAAACTTCTTTCTCAAATTTAGCATAGCTTTTAACAGATTCTAGCAACTGCTCAATCATGTCAAGCCTTTTCTTCATAGCAACTCTAATTTGACCTAAAGTTGCTTCAGCTGAATTCTTTAAATTATAAAACCTGTTATATATGGAGATAAAATAAGAAATAAAAGTTAAAATAAAAATTATTATTCCAGATATTAAAATCAATAAAAACCAATTCAATATTAATCCCTTAGAACCTTTTTTTACATATTCTTCTTTATAAGCGTTACCTAAAAAATTTAAAAAAGAAAAATGCTTCAAAGTTTCTTCAATTTGCTTAAAAAATATAGTAGGAGATTTTAAACCATTATACAATAATCCTTTCATAACTGTAAATTATTTGACTTGAATTAAATATGGCTTCAAGCAGCTTTAGGTTTAGGAAATATAGTTATTGGAGTTTTCAGCGAATAGCTTTTTTTAAAGAAAGATTTAAAACCTTTATGTATAATCCAGTTAAATGGGAATTTAATTTAAAAAATAATTTAGGCTTTACTTTATAAAATGGAGGGCTATAAAATTGAAGGTAAATGT
This region of Candidatus Bathyarchaeota archaeon genomic DNA includes:
- a CDS encoding LemA family protein, with the translated sequence MKGLLYNGLKSPTIFFKQIEETLKHFSFLNFLGNAYKEEYVKKGSKGLILNWFLLILISGIIIFILTFISYFISIYNRFYNLKNSAEATLGQIRVAMKKRLDMIEQLLESVKSYAKFEKEVLERVTSLRSEVFKVGAEGLREVDRESRRILGGIIAVAESYPDLKTSNTVSSLMDAVKNVEDEIARQRYTYNNIAQEYNIMQDIIPSRFIAKAIGLSKIEYLKFEEEVEKPPKIEF